A region of Geothermobacter ehrlichii DNA encodes the following proteins:
- a CDS encoding ArsR/SmtB family transcription factor: MDTDVCQVTVIDRQRIDRAARQMPSEPVLTEVAATFKLLGDPTRLKILHALAAGELCVCDLAALLELSVSAVSHQLRLLRGQGVVRFRREGKIVYYQLEDEHIRQVMSDMRTHIESCR; this comes from the coding sequence ATGGACACCGACGTCTGTCAAGTCACCGTCATTGACCGGCAGCGCATCGACCGGGCGGCCCGGCAGATGCCGTCGGAACCGGTTCTCACCGAGGTCGCCGCGACCTTCAAGCTGCTCGGCGATCCGACCCGGCTGAAGATCCTGCATGCCCTGGCGGCCGGTGAACTCTGCGTCTGCGACCTGGCCGCCCTGCTCGAGCTCAGCGTTTCGGCCGTCTCCCATCAGCTCAGGCTGCTGCGCGGTCAGGGCGTGGTCCGCTTTCGCCGCGAAGGGAAAATCGTCTACTACCAGCTCGAAGATGAGCACATCCGTCAGGTGATGAGCGATATGCGCACCCACATCGAAAGCTGTCGATAA
- the merF gene encoding mercury resistance system transport protein MerF produces the protein MSDARRFRNRFLAALAGTGLVALCCFTPVLVLLLAALGLSALTPYLDFVLLPALVILALLSFLAYRRWRAVDR, from the coding sequence ATGAGCGACGCCAGGCGCTTTCGCAACCGTTTTCTGGCCGCCCTGGCGGGTACCGGGCTGGTCGCGCTGTGCTGCTTCACGCCGGTCCTGGTTCTGCTGCTCGCAGCTCTCGGCTTGAGTGCACTGACCCCCTATCTCGACTTCGTGCTGCTGCCGGCGCTGGTGATTCTGGCCCTGCTCAGCTTCCTGGCCTATCGACGATGGAGGGCTGTCGACAGATAG
- a CDS encoding mercuric transporter MerT family protein produces MNVSTKQGKLAGLGLIGAIISGFLASGCCIGPLLLVFLGIGSAGALSAFEPWRPIMMALTFLFLGLAFYLTYREPKAAGCADAACDRVGRKRFRKLLLWIVTLFSLALLFTPQIMPLLLD; encoded by the coding sequence ATGAACGTGTCGACAAAACAGGGAAAACTTGCCGGTCTCGGCCTGATCGGCGCCATCATAAGCGGCTTTCTCGCGTCAGGATGCTGCATCGGCCCGCTGCTGCTGGTTTTTCTCGGCATCGGCAGCGCCGGTGCATTGAGCGCCTTCGAACCCTGGCGCCCGATCATGATGGCGCTGACCTTTCTGTTTCTCGGTCTGGCGTTCTATCTCACCTATCGCGAACCGAAAGCAGCTGGTTGCGCGGATGCCGCCTGCGACCGCGTCGGCAGGAAACGATTCCGGAAGCTGCTTCTCTGGATCGTCACCCTGTTTTCCCTGGCGCTGCTCTTTACCCCGCAAATCATGCCCCTGCTGCTTGACTGA
- a CDS encoding MerR family transcriptional regulator, with amino-acid sequence MTELTIGKVARMAGVGIETIRFYERQGLIEQPPRPQNGFRIYPPETIRKIRFIRRAKQIGFSLREIRELLDLYFSSGASCDEVRRRAEEKRADIEQRMRHLQQMGQALQQLIDACRQRGPDDPCPILAELVADEPITGDSSQPPR; translated from the coding sequence ATGACCGAACTGACTATCGGAAAAGTCGCCCGAATGGCCGGTGTGGGCATCGAAACCATCCGCTTCTATGAGCGGCAGGGGCTGATCGAACAGCCGCCCAGACCACAGAACGGTTTTCGAATCTATCCGCCGGAAACGATCCGCAAAATCCGGTTCATCCGTCGCGCCAAACAGATCGGCTTCAGTCTGCGGGAAATCCGCGAACTGCTCGATCTTTACTTCTCTTCCGGAGCCAGCTGCGACGAAGTCCGACGGCGGGCCGAAGAAAAACGGGCCGACATCGAGCAGAGGATGCGCCACCTGCAACAGATGGGACAGGCACTGCAGCAACTGATCGATGCCTGCCGACAGCGCGGACCGGATGATCCCTGCCCCATTCTGGCCGAACTCGTGGCCGACGAACCCATAACAGGGGACAGCTCCCAGCCACCGAGGTGA
- a CDS encoding hybrid sensor histidine kinase/response regulator, whose protein sequence is MTTPQPVGNRSYRLHGLFQAVILVCLLIFVTWSLFAMNRAREEKFRLEALSSCRVLEVAIADILHDGPPLQITRQIGLIQQRIDRLVASDPHIVRLSVIARAADGTYRHIASSLPSRIGQPANPEDLDAFSSGEIIFLDEDYQDVGALDITYPVRDFDGGIIALLGYTVSREPDSTPMVLGGLGLLIFCLLVFHLRQARIVVRQEREIQQSLRRQLQNEEALRAMSEELHQAKKMEAVGMLAGGVAHDLNNMLMGVVALPDLMLEEGNLTPRQREQLIAIREAGNRIAAVVSDMQVLSRDSATSQEVVDLNQIVRDYLESPEYAEIAGRHNVELSCDLAPDLPAVIGTGSHLRKILMNLVINAMEACNRQGLIRVSTRPVTLTRAYEGYETVPPGDYVRLRVSDNGCGIDPENMGRIFDPFFSKKVLGHSGTGLGLAICWSIVHDHGGYIDLSANDPGCVFDIYLPACDRQTKPAVPDSVELPRAQNSTTTVLVVDDEPEARKVACDMLRLLGYQALAAESGEAALALLRRQRVDLVLLDMVMPPGMDGLETYRRMLALDPGLKALVISGQAESGDVHEVMRLGAGAFLKKPLSLQRLAQAVHEELKRNPDGSPEPDDRNTENQDVQA, encoded by the coding sequence ATGACCACACCACAACCTGTCGGCAACCGGTCCTACCGCCTTCATGGCCTGTTTCAGGCTGTCATCCTTGTCTGCCTGCTGATCTTCGTCACCTGGTCGCTCTTCGCCATGAACCGGGCTCGCGAGGAGAAATTCCGCCTCGAAGCGCTCAGCAGCTGCCGGGTACTGGAAGTCGCCATCGCGGACATCCTGCACGACGGCCCGCCCCTCCAGATTACCCGGCAGATCGGTCTGATACAGCAGCGCATCGACCGGCTGGTCGCGAGTGACCCACACATCGTCAGGCTCAGCGTCATCGCCAGGGCCGCGGACGGCACCTACCGGCACATCGCCAGCAGCCTGCCCAGCCGGATCGGCCAGCCCGCCAACCCGGAAGATCTCGATGCCTTCTCTTCCGGAGAAATCATCTTTCTCGACGAAGACTACCAGGATGTCGGCGCCCTCGACATCACCTACCCGGTCCGTGACTTCGACGGCGGGATCATCGCCCTGCTCGGCTACACGGTCAGCCGGGAACCCGATTCCACGCCGATGGTTCTCGGCGGTCTTGGCCTGCTGATCTTCTGTCTGCTGGTCTTTCATCTCCGGCAGGCCCGCATCGTCGTTCGCCAGGAACGTGAAATCCAGCAGAGTCTGCGCCGCCAGCTGCAGAACGAAGAAGCGCTGCGCGCCATGAGCGAAGAGCTGCACCAGGCCAAAAAGATGGAGGCGGTCGGCATGCTGGCCGGCGGCGTGGCCCACGACCTGAACAACATGCTGATGGGCGTCGTCGCCCTGCCCGACCTGATGCTCGAAGAAGGCAACCTGACGCCCCGCCAGCGGGAGCAGCTGATCGCCATTCGCGAGGCCGGAAACCGGATCGCCGCCGTCGTCAGCGACATGCAGGTTCTTTCCCGCGACAGCGCCACCAGCCAGGAGGTCGTCGACCTCAACCAGATCGTCCGCGACTATCTCGAGTCTCCCGAATACGCCGAAATCGCGGGCCGTCACAACGTCGAGCTGTCATGCGATCTCGCGCCTGACCTGCCGGCGGTCATCGGCACCGGTTCCCACCTGCGCAAGATACTGATGAACCTGGTCATCAACGCCATGGAAGCCTGCAACCGGCAGGGCCTGATCAGGGTTTCCACCAGGCCCGTCACCCTCACCAGGGCCTACGAAGGTTACGAAACCGTTCCGCCGGGCGACTACGTCCGGTTGCGGGTCAGCGACAACGGCTGCGGCATCGATCCGGAAAACATGGGCCGCATCTTCGACCCCTTCTTTTCGAAAAAAGTCCTGGGACACAGCGGCACCGGGCTCGGCCTGGCCATCTGCTGGTCGATCGTTCACGACCATGGCGGCTATATCGACCTGTCCGCCAACGATCCCGGTTGCGTCTTCGACATCTACCTGCCGGCCTGCGACCGGCAGACGAAACCCGCCGTTCCGGACAGCGTCGAGTTGCCGCGGGCCCAGAACTCGACAACCACGGTTCTGGTCGTCGACGACGAGCCGGAAGCACGAAAGGTCGCCTGCGACATGCTCCGACTCCTCGGCTACCAGGCTCTGGCGGCGGAAAGCGGCGAGGCCGCCCTCGCCCTGCTTCGCCGCCAGCGTGTGGACCTGGTGCTGCTCGACATGGTCATGCCCCCCGGCATGGACGGACTCGAAACCTACCGGCGCATGCTCGCCCTCGACCCGGGCCTGAAAGCTCTCGTCATCAGCGGCCAGGCCGAATCGGGCGACGTTCACGAGGTTATGCGGTTGGGGGCGGGAGCCTTCCTGAAAAAGCCGCTGAGCCTGCAGCGGCTGGCCCAGGCGGTGCACGAAGAACTTAAGCGCAATCCTGACGGCAGTCCCGAACCGGACGACCGCAACACTGAAAATCAGGACGTCCAGGCCTGA
- the cas6e gene encoding type I-E CRISPR-associated protein Cas6/Cse3/CasE, protein MYLHRIHLNLRCREARRDLSDPYQLHATLCRAFSPPESKCPKGGFLWRLEPETDALGQPRILVQSRTLPDWERIGVKDWLADIAPAIDLMDRLNIDSLKAGQRFRFRLRANPSVCRAGKRLGLLRQEEQEQWIERKGQLHGFAMPRFAAFDLTESPQSRIDVRISQEQMLRGRQHSGNQIRVFSVLYDGILTVTHEDKFRGALQTGIGHGKVMGLGLLSVVPMAE, encoded by the coding sequence ATGTACCTGCATAGAATTCACCTCAATCTTCGCTGCCGCGAAGCAAGACGTGATCTGTCCGACCCCTACCAGCTGCACGCGACCTTGTGCCGTGCCTTCAGCCCACCGGAATCAAAGTGCCCGAAGGGAGGATTTCTTTGGCGTCTCGAACCGGAGACGGATGCCCTTGGACAGCCTCGCATTCTGGTACAGAGCAGGACACTGCCAGACTGGGAGCGGATCGGCGTGAAAGACTGGCTGGCAGATATTGCCCCTGCCATAGACCTGATGGACCGCCTCAACATCGATTCTCTCAAGGCCGGGCAACGGTTTCGCTTCCGGTTGCGTGCCAATCCCAGCGTCTGTAGAGCAGGGAAGAGGCTGGGTTTGCTGCGTCAGGAGGAGCAGGAACAATGGATCGAAAGGAAGGGACAGCTTCATGGCTTCGCCATGCCTCGTTTTGCTGCGTTCGACTTGACTGAATCGCCGCAAAGTCGAATAGACGTGCGCATTTCCCAAGAACAGATGCTGCGCGGGCGACAGCACTCCGGAAACCAGATACGGGTCTTTTCAGTGCTGTATGATGGCATCCTCACCGTGACGCACGAGGACAAGTTCAGGGGCGCTTTGCAGACTGGGATTGGGCACGGCAAGGTCATGGGGCTTGGACTCCTGTCTGTGGTGCCGATGGCGGAGTGA
- a CDS encoding metal-binding (seleno)protein: MEKILKAAALPVLLAILALAPTYWSRLIQGQGAYGVMPVHAAEIRTVRLALKGLACASCKYAVKTALSNLDGVSRADVSYKKRRATVLFDPDKVTTQQMIEAIEKIGFQAEILPENGR; this comes from the coding sequence ATGGAAAAAATTCTGAAAGCCGCCGCACTCCCCGTTCTCCTGGCCATTCTGGCCCTTGCCCCGACATACTGGTCACGACTGATCCAGGGACAGGGAGCCTATGGGGTCATGCCCGTCCATGCGGCAGAAATTCGCACCGTCCGCCTGGCCCTCAAGGGGCTGGCCTGCGCCTCCTGCAAATATGCCGTCAAGACCGCCCTGAGCAACCTGGACGGCGTCAGCCGGGCGGATGTCAGCTACAAGAAGAGGAGGGCAACGGTTCTTTTCGACCCGGACAAGGTGACGACACAACAGATGATCGAGGCGATCGAAAAGATCGGCTTCCAGGCCGAAATACTGCCGGAAAACGGGCGTTGA
- a CDS encoding (2Fe-2S)-binding protein, protein MQQLICYCFEHSEGEIRREVLERGGHSRILEQIRMAKKAGSCRCAEVHPESR, encoded by the coding sequence ATGCAACAGCTGATTTGCTACTGCTTTGAACACAGCGAAGGGGAAATCCGCCGGGAGGTGCTGGAAAGAGGCGGCCACAGCCGCATCCTGGAGCAAATCCGGATGGCGAAGAAGGCCGGCAGCTGCCGCTGCGCCGAGGTTCACCCCGAGAGCAGATGA
- a CDS encoding addiction module antidote protein, translated as MAEQTSYQRDLIESLKDPVEAAAYLNAAIEEGDRAVFLLALRNVAEACGGMSALARKAQLSRESLYRTLSNRGNPEIKSLTAILHAMGLRLAIEPEKRNQSVA; from the coding sequence ATGGCTGAACAGACATCCTACCAACGTGACCTGATCGAATCGCTCAAAGACCCGGTTGAGGCGGCCGCATACCTCAACGCGGCTATCGAGGAGGGGGATCGCGCTGTGTTTCTGCTGGCCCTGCGTAATGTTGCCGAAGCCTGCGGCGGCATGAGCGCCCTGGCTCGAAAAGCCCAGCTCAGCCGCGAAAGCCTCTACCGAACCTTGTCAAACCGTGGCAATCCGGAGATCAAGAGCCTCACCGCGATTCTGCACGCCATGGGGCTGCGCCTGGCTATCGAACCGGAAAAGCGAAACCAGTCGGTCGCCTGA
- the cas2e gene encoding type I-E CRISPR-associated endoribonuclease Cas2e, translating to MLVIVVENAPARLRGRLALWLLEVRAGVYVGKVSKRVREMIWNNLEKGIDNGNAVMAWSSNTESGFDFMTLGANRRIPKEMDGLKLVSFLPTDGLSDSPRVYGK from the coding sequence ATGCTGGTCATCGTGGTTGAAAATGCCCCGGCGCGTTTGCGGGGCCGTCTAGCTCTATGGCTATTGGAAGTGCGGGCAGGTGTTTATGTGGGGAAGGTATCGAAACGGGTCCGTGAGATGATCTGGAACAATCTAGAAAAGGGGATCGACAATGGCAATGCAGTGATGGCTTGGAGCTCCAATACCGAATCCGGGTTTGATTTCATGACCTTGGGAGCCAACCGCCGTATCCCGAAAGAAATGGATGGTCTCAAGTTGGTTTCTTTCCTTCCGACAGATGGTTTGTCGGATAGCCCCAGGGTGTATGGGAAGTGA
- a CDS encoding GDCCVxC domain-containing (seleno)protein produces the protein MTIKPESTLTCPHCGHRETLTMPTDACRFFHSCSGCGKLLKPLPGDCCVFCSYGDIPCPPIQQQRNTG, from the coding sequence ATGACGATAAAACCTGAATCGACCCTGACCTGCCCACACTGCGGTCACCGTGAAACGCTGACCATGCCGACCGATGCCTGCCGGTTCTTCCACAGCTGCAGCGGCTGCGGCAAGCTGCTCAAACCCCTGCCCGGCGATTGCTGCGTCTTCTGCTCCTACGGTGACATTCCCTGCCCGCCGATCCAGCAGCAGCGGAATACAGGATGA
- a CDS encoding L-serine ammonia-lyase, iron-sulfur-dependent, subunit alpha, with amino-acid sequence MDSIRQLYRVGQGPSSSHTMGPRFAAERFCRRVPRAAGFRVTLFGSLAATGRGHLTDRALEEAFAPKPVEIVWRPDERLPEHPNGMRLEALAESGEVLAGWEVCSVGGGALRDAEGMVGEQVDSVYPLNSLQKILEHCDRYGQSLGDYVFEREGEGIEAFLGRIWDAMCAAIDRGLQTEGPLPGGLGLARKARSFCRKASLFGEHLKQSGLLCAYAYAVAEENAAGGIIVTAPTCGSSGVLPAVLRYLDETLELSWQDILRALAVAGLIGNLVKHNASISGAEVGCQGEVGTACAMAAAAATKLHGGSLAQIEYAAEMGLEHHLGLTCDPVGGLVQIPCIERNAHAASRALACCHFALLSDGRHKVSFDTIVRVMKETGQALPSLYRETAAGGIARAYEDEAGKTKT; translated from the coding sequence ATGGACTCGATTCGTCAACTCTATCGTGTGGGCCAGGGCCCGTCGAGCAGTCACACCATGGGGCCGCGCTTTGCCGCCGAACGCTTTTGCCGCCGCGTCCCGCGTGCCGCCGGCTTTCGCGTCACCCTGTTCGGCAGCCTGGCCGCCACCGGCCGCGGTCACCTGACCGACCGGGCGCTGGAAGAGGCCTTCGCTCCGAAGCCGGTGGAGATAGTCTGGCGTCCCGACGAGCGGCTGCCCGAGCATCCGAACGGCATGCGCTTAGAGGCGCTGGCCGAATCGGGGGAGGTGCTTGCCGGCTGGGAGGTCTGCAGCGTCGGCGGCGGCGCCCTGCGCGACGCCGAAGGGATGGTCGGTGAACAAGTGGATTCCGTCTACCCCTTGAACAGTCTGCAAAAGATTCTGGAACACTGCGACCGGTACGGGCAGTCCCTGGGGGATTACGTGTTCGAACGCGAGGGGGAGGGCATCGAGGCCTTTCTCGGCCGGATATGGGACGCGATGTGTGCCGCCATCGACCGGGGCCTGCAGACCGAGGGGCCGTTGCCCGGCGGACTGGGGCTGGCGCGCAAGGCGCGCTCCTTCTGCCGCAAGGCGTCGCTGTTCGGTGAACACCTGAAGCAGAGCGGATTGCTCTGCGCCTATGCCTACGCCGTGGCCGAAGAGAACGCCGCCGGCGGGATCATCGTCACCGCGCCGACCTGCGGTTCGAGCGGTGTGCTGCCGGCGGTGCTGCGCTACCTTGACGAAACCCTCGAGCTGAGTTGGCAGGATATCCTGCGGGCGCTGGCGGTGGCGGGGCTGATCGGCAACCTGGTCAAGCACAACGCCTCGATCTCCGGCGCCGAGGTCGGCTGTCAGGGTGAGGTCGGCACTGCCTGCGCCATGGCCGCGGCGGCGGCGACCAAGCTGCACGGCGGCAGCCTGGCGCAGATCGAGTACGCCGCCGAGATGGGGCTGGAGCATCACCTCGGACTGACCTGCGATCCGGTCGGCGGGCTGGTGCAGATCCCCTGCATCGAGCGCAACGCCCATGCCGCTTCGCGGGCGCTGGCCTGCTGCCATTTCGCCCTGCTCTCCGACGGTCGGCACAAGGTGTCCTTCGATACCATCGTCAGGGTGATGAAGGAGACCGGCCAGGCCCTGCCGTCGCTCTACCGGGAAACCGCCGCCGGCGGTATCGCCCGGGCCTACGAAGACGAAGCGGGAAAGACGAAAACCTGA
- a CDS encoding lipoate--protein ligase family protein, which produces MTSSVPSHLSVPCSDLPWRLLRLPPLSDPAGSLTREDALLARVMAGESGPLAVISRHPRCLVATRREARWPDFAAVGARLAAEGWPVVVRCSGGSCVPQGPGVLNLALIFARPAHWRLEDGYRLLCDLLTAWLDGFGVHAGVGEVAGAFCDGRYNVQVGGCKLAGTAQRWAGSNRRRSVVLAHACLLVDPDLEEMTRQVNRFYALCGQQRRFDPEACTSLRRCLRWPAAAAGDFMAEAESRLVEVLAERFAVDGLRRQG; this is translated from the coding sequence ATGACGTCTTCGGTCCCTTCCCACCTTTCCGTCCCCTGCTCCGACCTGCCCTGGCGGCTGTTGCGGCTGCCGCCGCTGTCCGATCCGGCGGGGAGCCTGACCCGGGAGGATGCGCTGCTCGCACGGGTGATGGCGGGTGAGTCCGGGCCGCTGGCGGTCATCTCCCGCCACCCGCGTTGTCTGGTCGCGACCCGGCGCGAGGCGCGCTGGCCGGATTTTGCCGCTGTCGGCGCACGGCTGGCCGCCGAGGGCTGGCCGGTGGTGGTGCGTTGCAGCGGCGGCTCCTGCGTGCCGCAGGGGCCGGGGGTGCTCAATCTCGCCCTGATTTTCGCCCGCCCGGCGCACTGGCGCCTTGAGGACGGCTACCGGCTGCTGTGCGATCTGCTGACAGCCTGGCTGGACGGTTTCGGGGTGCATGCGGGTGTCGGCGAGGTGGCGGGGGCCTTTTGCGACGGCCGCTACAATGTGCAGGTGGGCGGATGCAAGCTGGCGGGAACGGCCCAGCGCTGGGCGGGCAGCAACCGCCGCCGTTCGGTCGTGCTGGCCCATGCCTGCCTGCTGGTCGATCCCGATCTGGAAGAGATGACACGGCAGGTGAACCGCTTCTACGCCCTGTGCGGTCAGCAGCGACGTTTCGATCCCGAGGCCTGCACCAGCCTGCGCCGCTGTCTGCGGTGGCCGGCTGCGGCGGCAGGGGATTTCATGGCCGAGGCGGAGTCGCGGCTGGTCGAGGTGCTGGCGGAGCGTTTCGCCGTCGATGGTCTGCGGCGGCAGGGGTGA
- a CDS encoding KamA family radical SAM protein — MKVSYITKLQQVPELAAEERTRLARVTERFAFRSNSYYQSLIDWSDPHDPIRRLVVPHEDELVEWGSLDASGEASYTVMPGLEHKYPDTALLLVNNVCGAFCRFCFRKRLFLKGNQETVRNVDAELDYIRSHPEISNVLLTGGDPLLMSAARLAPILEALSSIEHVRIIRIGSKMTAFNPYRILDDRELVDLFARTVRGGSQLYLMNHFNHPRELTAEAKRALRVLAEVGVMLTNQTPMIRGINDDPEVLRDLFNQLSFLGIPPYYVFQCRPTRGNRSYTLPLEQAYRHFVDAWRGSSGLARRARLVMSHRTGKIEVIGLTKGHIMFRYHRAPNPANDGKIIICRRNPRGYWFDDFACVDSLSDTLVEDCRPDNADAAQNHTA, encoded by the coding sequence ATGAAGGTTTCCTATATCACCAAACTGCAGCAGGTTCCCGAGCTGGCGGCCGAGGAGCGGACCCGGCTGGCCCGGGTGACCGAGCGTTTCGCGTTTCGCAGCAACAGCTATTACCAGTCACTGATCGACTGGAGTGATCCGCACGATCCCATTCGCCGGCTGGTGGTGCCGCACGAGGACGAGCTGGTGGAATGGGGCAGCCTGGACGCTTCCGGCGAGGCGAGCTATACGGTGATGCCGGGGCTCGAGCACAAGTATCCGGATACGGCGCTGCTGCTGGTCAACAATGTCTGCGGCGCCTTTTGCCGGTTCTGCTTTCGCAAGCGGCTCTTTCTCAAGGGCAACCAGGAGACGGTGCGCAACGTCGACGCCGAACTGGACTACATCCGCAGTCATCCGGAAATTTCCAATGTGCTGCTGACCGGCGGCGATCCATTGCTGATGTCGGCGGCCCGGCTGGCGCCGATTCTCGAGGCGCTCTCGAGCATCGAGCATGTCCGGATCATCCGCATCGGCAGCAAGATGACGGCGTTCAATCCCTACCGGATTCTGGACGACAGGGAGCTGGTCGATCTTTTCGCCCGGACGGTGCGCGGCGGTTCGCAGCTCTACCTGATGAATCACTTCAACCATCCCCGCGAGCTGACGGCCGAGGCGAAGCGCGCCCTGAGGGTCCTGGCCGAAGTCGGCGTGATGCTGACCAACCAGACGCCGATGATCCGCGGCATCAATGACGACCCGGAAGTGCTCAGGGATCTGTTCAACCAGCTCTCCTTTCTCGGCATCCCTCCCTATTACGTCTTTCAGTGTCGGCCGACCAGGGGAAACCGCTCGTACACCCTGCCGCTGGAGCAGGCCTATCGCCATTTCGTCGACGCCTGGCGGGGCAGCAGCGGTCTGGCGCGGCGGGCGCGGCTGGTCATGTCGCATCGGACGGGCAAGATCGAGGTCATCGGCCTGACCAAAGGGCACATCATGTTCCGCTATCATCGCGCGCCAAACCCGGCCAACGATGGCAAGATCATCATCTGCCGCCGCAATCCCCGGGGCTACTGGTTCGACGATTTCGCCTGCGTGGACAGCCTGAGCGACACACTGGTCGAGGACTGCCGGCCGGACAACGCCGACGCGGCGCAGAACCACACGGCCTGA
- a CDS encoding threonyl-tRNA synthetase editing domain-containing protein codes for MIFCDRFAWRPAHKSLSEAPDSNEPGELTRVLVGLIHAEAVDQDDPARVEKKLVKNLKWGARKNDSRTILLHSFSHLAASKADADFTAALLERSARRLEAAGYQAVQTPFGYFLDLDLQAPGRSTARIFVDIQSGD; via the coding sequence ATGATCTTCTGTGACCGTTTTGCCTGGCGGCCGGCCCATAAATCCCTTTCCGAGGCTCCCGACAGCAATGAACCGGGTGAGCTCACCCGGGTGCTGGTCGGATTGATTCACGCCGAGGCCGTCGATCAGGACGATCCGGCCAGGGTCGAGAAGAAGCTGGTCAAGAACCTGAAGTGGGGTGCGCGCAAAAACGACAGCCGCACGATCCTGCTTCACTCCTTTTCCCACCTCGCCGCCAGCAAGGCCGATGCCGATTTTACCGCCGCGCTGCTGGAACGCAGCGCCCGGAGGCTGGAAGCGGCCGGCTATCAGGCCGTCCAGACCCCTTTCGGCTATTTCCTCGATCTTGACCTGCAGGCCCCCGGCCGTTCGACGGCACGGATCTTTGTCGATATTCAGTCGGGCGATTGA
- a CDS encoding 4a-hydroxytetrahydrobiopterin dehydratase: protein MIDLSQATCEVCRAGAPPVTEEEAATYLSGLPDWEIVTIDGVDRLRRSFRFKNFAEALAFTHAVGQLAEEAGHHPAILTEWGRVTVSWWTHKIGGLHRNDFIMAAKTDRLV from the coding sequence ATGATCGATCTAAGCCAGGCGACCTGCGAGGTCTGCCGGGCCGGCGCGCCCCCGGTGACGGAAGAAGAGGCCGCCACCTACCTGAGCGGGCTGCCCGACTGGGAAATCGTCACCATCGACGGCGTCGACCGGCTGCGGCGCAGCTTCAGGTTCAAAAACTTCGCCGAGGCCCTCGCCTTCACCCATGCGGTCGGCCAACTCGCCGAGGAGGCAGGCCATCACCCGGCGATCCTGACCGAGTGGGGCCGCGTCACCGTCAGCTGGTGGACCCACAAGATTGGCGGCCTGCACCGCAACGATTTCATCATGGCCGCGAAGACGGATCGGCTGGTCTGA
- the cas1e gene encoding type I-E CRISPR-associated endonuclease Cas1e encodes MKDRVSVLFVEKGHLDVLDGAFVLVDKNGVRTHIPLGGVACLMLEPGTRVSHAAAVLAARVGCLLVWVGEAGVRMYAAGQPGGARADRLLYQAKLALDDTARLKVVRKMYELRFKEKPPERRSVEQLRGIEGVRVRKMYELIARQYGVPWRKRNYDHTQWGSGDIPNRCLSAATACLYGITEAAILAAGYAPAVGFIHTGKPQSFVYDIADIFKFDTVVPVAFRIAAKKPYDLERQVRLACRDAFRQTKLLKRIIPAIEEVLNAGELDPPKPHAEAVEMAIPNKEGIGDAGHRG; translated from the coding sequence ATGAAAGACCGGGTATCGGTGTTGTTCGTCGAAAAGGGCCATCTCGATGTTCTCGACGGGGCCTTCGTGCTGGTCGACAAAAATGGTGTGCGAACCCATATCCCTCTTGGTGGGGTCGCCTGCCTGATGCTGGAGCCGGGGACTCGGGTATCGCATGCGGCAGCTGTGCTGGCGGCTCGAGTCGGTTGCCTTCTGGTGTGGGTAGGCGAGGCCGGGGTACGGATGTACGCGGCAGGTCAGCCCGGTGGTGCCCGGGCTGACCGTCTTTTGTATCAGGCCAAATTGGCTCTTGATGATACCGCACGCTTGAAAGTCGTTCGCAAGATGTATGAATTGCGGTTCAAAGAGAAACCGCCGGAACGACGTAGTGTCGAACAGCTCCGCGGGATTGAAGGGGTACGGGTACGCAAAATGTACGAGCTCATTGCTCGGCAGTATGGTGTGCCATGGCGAAAGCGCAACTACGACCATACTCAGTGGGGCAGCGGTGACATCCCGAATCGCTGTCTGTCAGCGGCTACTGCTTGTCTTTACGGCATCACCGAAGCGGCCATCCTTGCGGCTGGCTACGCGCCGGCCGTAGGGTTTATCCATACAGGCAAACCCCAGTCATTTGTCTATGACATTGCCGATATTTTCAAATTCGACACGGTGGTTCCTGTGGCGTTCAGGATCGCTGCGAAAAAGCCTTATGATCTTGAGCGTCAGGTTCGCTTGGCCTGCCGGGATGCGTTTCGCCAGACCAAGCTCCTCAAGCGGATCATTCCGGCCATCGAAGAGGTGCTGAATGCCGGTGAGTTAGATCCGCCTAAACCGCACGCTGAGGCGGTTGAGATGGCAATTCCGAATAAGGAAGGGATTGGCGATGCTGGTCATCGTGGTTGA